TCAGCACTCTCAGTCTTTTAATAGCTAGtgttactgtctgtgttttaGACCTGAAGGAGATGTGCCTCACAGCGCTGGCAAACCTGACATGGCGGTCCAGGACACAAGACGAGCACCCAAAGACAATGTTCTCCAAAGACAAGGTGAGAGGAAcgtgttgtcataaacttttgttggTGCTGATGTGGATCTCTGAAGCCCTTTTACTGAAGTGTAGTTGATATTGGGTTTTTCAAATCAACTGGACTTGATAGCTGAGGCTAGATTTATACACATAGAAAGTGAAAGTGACCAGAAGTGTTGACTCTGTGCACGAATGAAGATTAATTTACCATGAAAAGGAGATTCttgcatttttcactgttttattaTGTAGTGCTGCTCGATACACAACAAATGGAATTATGTAAATGTTGACTTCTGAAAAAATCATGTTAACAATCCCTTAATGTGGTTATGAATACCAAATTAATCATGGAAATGTGTGTCTGGCTTTCTGCAGGATATTATACCATTCATTGACAAGTACTGGGAGTGCATGACAACTCGTCAGAGACCGGGGAAGCTCACCTGGCCCAACAACATAGTGAAGACAATGGTAATGTTGAATCTCCACTACCTGCTGATTTGTTGCAGCCCCAAACTTTTGATCACTTTATGGAGGAAATCTACAAATGGATCAATGTGATATGCACCGTTACTGAGAGTATTTTGGAATTTTGGTGTCATTTCCAAGGCCACGCCCCCTTTTGTGGAAAGAAACGTGCTGTCAcatagggctgggtgatatggacaaaaattgtGTCTCGGTATTCACAGTCTGAATGTCgatacatgatatatatctCGGTATTTTCTACTAAACGGGCTTCAGTttcaagtcaaagccacatttgagacaTCATAAgcagttttataaaaaaaaaacaggctgtgataaaataaaatttaaagacagggattttttttacctgtaagaaattatacagctgcacaacatgtaaatgaaaaatgatataaaataaatggcAGAGCCGTACGTTAGCTTTTTGCACACaccactggagctacagaggtttaaaggtttgcaacAGAGAACACTAAACTATAACATGACTATAAAAGGATCAAGTAGGTTTGAAAGGAGAGTTAAAGTAGTTTTCCCTGGCCTtccaaatgaatctagtgctagaaaatgttttagatattatttaggctattaatcttatttatgcatATTGCATCAACAGACAGGCTGAGGGAGCGAAGAGACACTTTGTCTGCGTTATATACATCTTGTATATgaactgtctgtgtttgtaatGTGCTTTTGTTCATTTTCCAGAGTAAAGAGCGAGATGTCTTCCTCGTGAAGGAACACCCTGACCCCGGCAGTAAAGACCCAGAGGAGGAGTACCCCAAATTTGGCCTGTTGGACCAGGTATTCATCACTCAGTTGTAGTACAGGATGTAGGAAAGAGGTTTGTGctgcagaaacagaaaatgcttGTTTATTTCTGAAGTCTGATTTCAGTTGTTCTTACTCTTCTGTAGGACCTGGGAAACATTGGACCCTCAtatgacacacagaaacagaccaCTGCTGCTCCCACTGCTGGTGGGCTGAATGGTAAGGATTGAAAACAAAATCTAAACtcaagaaaaatataaatattttacttgtaaaacagataaaaaagtaTGTTGCACCATTCTGTATCAACAAAGGACAAGGGGGGAATTTTTCACATCTCTGGTCAGTATATAAACTCCCCAAAGCTGCGAGTGAGAGCCTGTTAAATGTGATGACCATGGCCATTTTGTGCATTGTGTTCCAGGTGGATCTGCTTTCTCAGGTGAATATGTGGTATTTTGGCATCTGGAGCtgatcagtgtgtttttgtgtcttgtaaCCCTCTGGATAGAAGTTGGCCCTGAGGCTCCTTAATAAGCATCTTGTGGGCAACTTCATCCACTTCCAGttgtaaccccccccccccccttgtcTGCGCTCTGCAtctgtttggtcccccctcccGAAAGCTTTGCCCCCCTTTGATCGGTGAACATAGCTTCCTTGTCTCTGGCTTGCTGCTAATGGGCTCTGAAATCCCTAAAACCTCCTCACTGAAATGACCCTCTGCTCTCCATACGACATCATATGTGAGAGCAGAGTgccattttttaatttgccatTGGCCTTCATCCAATGCTAATTAGCCTCATCCTCTCTCTTCCTTCTCCATTTGGAATTTTTGTTGTCAGACTTTAAGCCACATAGTCTTTCATTCTGCCAAATGAATTATAGTAGATGTTTAAAAGTGCAGAACTAGTCCTGAGACTTTACTGTGTAGTCGTTGGCTAAACatgagggtgtttttttttaagatgatgACAGGTTTAAATGGCGGGTCCATTTTTAGCTTTTAGTTGTTGTTATTACAGGGCTTTGTTGATGACTCGATTCTGATCTGGTCAGTTACGACACTTCACGGTCTGTTCCTGCAAAGTGGACCGTTGATCTGTGTAGTAGCTCCAAATAGTGTTCCTTATGATTTCAAATCagaaaattcattcattcatttttaaccgcctggaaaacgcaAGGTCGGGCGCTGGGCTCTACTTTTGCgtcttttctgtgccagctttcatgAGCCTggcagcaggttgcatctgaggttgctaaacGACCTTACCAAACAGCATATTATAGCCTATTTAcgtgaaatcctgagtgcagagctgatcttctccAAGgcactgtttatgtgtgttggACTtgctctggcagctctgcaccaaaatgatcatttccatttttaccacagactgatatttacggatGAAGGAAAAATTATCTGTGGGCTAcgattggttgttcctcgtctCATGACATGTGGTGTGTGCTGCTGCGTTCAAAAAGCTGAACTGGGTTTATCTCGGGGCGCAGCCGTTGCGACCTGAAATATATGTGCTCAGGAACGTATGCGTGCCGTGACGGCATCACTCTGGCATTTGAGTGTGCCTGCTGCGTGTCTACCTTGAAAACGATGAATTTTAGGGCGCAAAAAacgtggcatgtgtacagccccttaaGCATTGGCGGTCACCAAAACGATGTCTGTTTAAAAGGTACAGCTGGCAAGTCTAGACCATATATGGGACAtgtgtgacgttttgacaacatgttatgtgtgcaacccaccgtggggagatttaaaaagcagatcgtagcagttagcagctaactaagAAGGAGAACGGTGGCCTAAGTCACTGCTTTTTGTTAACGGCTGAGCAGACGTTTCCGTTTGTAAAACCCAGACAAGAACGCAGGTGGACCCGCCCTTGAAAAATAACTATATGTTATTATTATGTGCCGTATGAGTGGCTCAACCTTAAGTTCAATAACCATTTACCTTTCTCAGATgtttaggaactattttctttttgtttatgttttgttatatATGTTCATGTGCTAATATCTTAACAAGCTGACCTTACATGGTTTTACATATTAAatagagaaacagaaaaaaaaaacttgaactaCAACTATCCTTTTTTATGGCTTTGCTTTGTTGGTAACCAGGTGCCAATggataaatcattttttatgAATACGAAGGAATAATAATTTTTCTTAGAGCCTAATTACGTTATTTGTATTTTCCATCTAACTGATATTATTCCTGGGAGGAAGTAAGTAGAGAATCTGATCCCATCATCTGTCTCCCTAAAGATTAGTGTTTCTTAATGAGAGAACGATGTGGTTTACATTAAAGAGGCTGATAGTGTTTGGAAAATGCCACGCCAACTAATTCCTGCCTTTTTGTGCCTGCTGTTTCCCTGTGTACACCAAACGCCTAATAAACTGCTTCCACTttttgtatatatgtgtgtgtgtgtgtgtgtgtgcgtgctcagTGGCATTGATGGTGTGGAAAGGTTATGAAAAGACTTCTCTATGACAGTAGAGATTTTCTGAATTGATAGTGGCCACATCGTCTAAAATGGTGTGTCTTTGTGGGGAGGACTGACATCTGTATACAGAGTGTTTTCAGtagtcctctgtcctctctccaaATGTAGGCTGTACTCTGGAGACTTGTGTCTGGAGCACTACTAGTCTTATGATCCTGTTATTAAGTACACCAAGCTAAACTGCTGCAGTCTAATATAGCAGTCCGTCATGAAGGTAGGAGTCAGAGGAGAAAGGTGTTTTAAACATCTGAACTCACTGGTATAAATGGGCTGGACAAAATATCAGAAACACCTCTTACTGTAAGGCAGTATAATTCAACAGCATCACAAGTGAATGACCATGAAGGTGAGGTTGGATTTAATGCAGGGCTGCTGTATTAAACTGCATTGATGTTGCCTTTGCCACTGACTGCCTGTGtctgtatgggtgtgtgtgtgtgtgtgtgtgtggtgtgtgtttctTAATGTTCAGGAGTGTAATCTGTCTGGTGTTGTTTTGAAGGTGCTTTGGCTCCTGGTCCGGGAAAAGGAAGAGGGGCCAAAcgtaaacagcagcagcaacaggaagGCACAGCTGCAGGAGCCACTAAGAGAACCAGAAGGTATAAGAACTGTccgtgcatacacacacacacacacacacacacacacacacacacactccatgtTAACTAGAGCTGGGTATTGGTACTCGAAACCTTTAAGGTATCGACTAAAATAACCTAGAAGAAGAAAGTAGAGAAAAAGATATCTAATGAAGTACTTTATTAATTGGTATCCCTTTAAGAGTACTGATGCTGATActggcatccatgtttttacagacatagATATAAACTTTAACAGCAACTTGACTTGTTTGTGGAGGCATACGACCACGAGGAGTTTATTCTACCTCGTTCTGGTCTTTTCGTGGGATTATTTGATGAACTAAGTACAGACTGGTAGTATCGCTTAAAAATGAAGATGTATAACAAATTTCTACTCCTTCCCTCATCGCAGCGACCCTCTGTTCTCGGCCCAGCGCCTGCCTCCTCATGGCTACCCACTGGAGCACCCGTTTAATAAAGACGGGTACCGTTACATCCTGGCAGAACCAGATCCTCACGCTCCAGATCCTGAGAAGCTCGAACTGGACTGCTGGGCTGGCAAACCCATACCTGGTGATCTGTACAGAGCCTGTCTGTATGAGAGAGTGCTGCTGGCCTTACATGACAGAGGTACCCCAAAGTCGGAACACATTTCTAGTCAGCTCAAGCCGTGTTAGTTTGTCGTGTACACAActaaatgtatgtttgtgttgcagCGCCTCAGCTGAAGATCTCTGACGACCGTCTGACTGTGACTGGGGAGAAGGGCTATTCTATGGTGCGAGCCTCCCACGGTGTCCGAAAGGGCGCCTGGTACTTTGAGGTCACAGTTGATGACATGCCTGCAGAGACAGCGGCCAGGCTCGGTTGGTCTCAACCACTCGGTCAGTGGCGCTTCTCTCTTACACAGAACCTCTGTACAGTTAGGAAGAATATGCAAATTTGAGTTAGAGGAGAGAGAAATCAGTTTTCATTTGCCGagtttttaaataatgtttgcAGTCTAGTTAAAACACAGATGCTACCCGAAAACGAGGCAGGTATTTATTCTAATTCTTGAaatgttgttatttattgtagGCAACCTGCAGGCACCTCTGGGTTATGACAAGTTCAGCTACTCGTGGCGCAGCAAGAAGGGCACACGCTTCCACCAGTCGATAGGAAAGCATTACTCCTCGAGCTACGGTCAGGGAGACACGCTGGGCTTCTTCATAGAGCTGCCCGACGCCACAGAGACCGCCAAAGCTCTGCCTGACACATACAAGGACAAGGTAACACAATGAGAACTACGCTGAGGTTTCATCCAcactaatgtgttttcattttgaaacgCGTACATTTTGCCAGTGTCCACACTACTTGGCGCTTTCAAAACCCTAAAATGGAGACTCTGGAAAACGCTGCTGACCCTGGAATGTGTTTCAGTCTTGATGGGAAGAAAAGGAAACTTTTGAGAAAGATGACGCAGACACACATGTTCGCTTCCTGATGAATGTCATCGGTCATGTCTCCTTCTCTGATTCGTCACACCTCTATCATGTGACTCTTTTCCAGAAGAAACTGACTAGCACTGGTCTGTAACCATGCTAAAATGCTATGTGGACAGAGATTGGTTTTGTTTAAAAGcgttgttttaaaatgaaaatgtattagtGTGAGAACGTAGTCTGACTCAGCACACATCATCACTCTCACATCTCAAATCTGTTCTGTTTTCAGGCGCTTATTAAGTTCAAGAGCTACCTGTACTTTGAGGAGAAGGACTACGTGGACAAAGCAGAGAAAAGCCTGAAGTCAATGAGCCCCAGCAGGGTGAGGAAACCTCTCTAAAAGTAAAACCAGTGTGAAAACATGGTGCCGTTTGCTGCTGTTGACGCGTGGATCCTGTTTTCCAGATGATATTCTATAAAAACGGAGTGAGCCAAGGACTAGCCTTTGAGAACCTGTTTGAAGGCATGTACTTTCCCGCCATCTCACTCTACAAGAGCTGCACGGTCAGTacgcatgttgtgtttgtggtttttATGCTTTCTTGattcttttttgtttgcttaACTTAaccctctttgtctcttttcagGTGTCAGTCAACTTTGGGCCACATTTCAAATACCCTCCAAAGGACCTCAAGTACCAGCCGGTGAGAGCGTCTGTAAAGAATCACGTCCTCGCCCAGGTAACACACCTCACACTGAGCTGTATGATTAatcctctgtggttgttttcctCTCTCCGTCTCAGATGAGTGACATGGGCTGGGGCGCTGTGATCGAACACACTCTGGCTGACATGCTGTACCATGTGGAGACGGATGTGGACGGACGGCGCAGCCCTCCGTGGGAAGGATGAGCATGGCTTGATACTCAGTACGCACACACGCCCCAGTCAAACAATTGTTCCGACCTCTGACcgtaaaataaaagcaccacatGCTGCAGCAAACTGTAGCTCAGAGAAGTTTTTCTCTGCTCTTGCGATATTCGTTTCACAAGACATGAAGTGAATAATAAATATGCTCTAAAAAAGGCTACACCAAGCTAATATTGAATGGCTGCGTATCTTTGTTTGTTAACGTGCCATCGGCAGACATTCCGCTCTGAACATCTGACAACTGAATCAACGTATTTTTGGTGCTCCGCTCTCAAATATGTATATTTTGAAGTTATTGTTTTGCTGTAGAGAGATCTCTCTGGGTATCAAGTCGAACCTCTGACGCTCTGCGTATTGTTGCGGCCAAACAGACCCACTCTAACACCTCACACATCATCTGTAGACAACTGTTAATTCTGCACTCTTTcgtgtattcagtgttttttgctaattttatttgttttacaatgTGTGTCAgttatttactgttttatactctgggttaaataaaaaaaatgctacaTGGACGAAGTTGAACTCATTCATTAAATTTGGATTTCAGACAAAGATTTGTGCATTTGACATCAAATCAGTGTGGCTCATGAGCCTTTAAAATGAAGTATGGGTgaaactaacaattatttttagttatttattaatcatttGTGCTTTAAAATGTCCAAAGCTGTTCATTGCTTGGTTTCTGTGGTgatactcctgcctgcttctccaaacgcAGGATAATGATGACCACTGTCTGCTGCAGGTAATACATATACTGACTATAGCTACGTACTTCATAAAAACCCACTTTAAAACTGAACTAGTGGTTCCCGACCTTTTTGTCTTGTGAGCCTTTAAAATTAAGTGGGGCTGCAGCTACAGATTATTTCCATTAGTAATTTATCTGTTAATTATTTACACAATTACTCATTTgttctataaaatgtcaggaaatactgaaaaatgtttaaacaaaTTCGAGGTGTCGTCTTTGAATGTCTTGTCTCATCTGACCAAccatccaaaacccaaagatatttaatttattgtcaTATAAGACTTCATAAAATCGGCAAATATTCATACTTGGAACCAGAAGGGAATGTGAAACCAGtgtgttttggtcatttttgttcAGGATAAATTTTATATCTAACAGCTTATCACTTTATCATTTAAGCATGATAATGAACAAGGCCCACATATGAACCCTCAGAAGTTATAGCCTTTGTTCACTGTAGACATGTAGTTTTTTTGGGGCctcaagagaaagaaaaaacaatgctTATATGCCTTGCTTATTTCTCCTTTTAATCTGAATAAAACTGTGGCCAGGAacaattgcattaaaaaaatctggcgtattgtatgtatgtatcaGCCATTTCAGCTAAAACAGTGCAactgattaaataatttttaaacatgaacataaactgtataaaagaTGTGGATGTAGCCTGTGGATGGAAATCTGAAAAGTAAAGCCAATGCGGAACACGTTTATTATTGTAAACTAAAACCAAAATAAGCAGTGAAAAAACTGAAGCTAAATACAGGGCTCCCACAGTCATGTAAAACCtcgaaaagtcatggaatttcacagttatattttcaaggtctggaaaGCTAAAAATATCATCAAAGTCATGGAATTTGTGCATTGAAATTATTACAGTAATTTTCCCAGGATAACCTTCAACATAATGTAACATACCAGCaaattattttctgtagctgtcaaTGTAACGTAGCTCTAATATGTGTCGATGAGTGACAATGTTCTGTCTCTTCCTTCAGGTACGCCTACTAGCTGaaactatgtttgaatagagtttgagtctgaagaaaaaagaaaaaaatgttaagggtccttgaaaagtcatggaaaagttttgaaattttgtccatgaaaatgtgtgggaacacTATAAGGAAAACCATAtcctttaagaaaaacaaaaattaaactgaaacattgcctggttaaaaaaaaaacccaataaaattaaatgaaaagaaatgtaaCGTCagctttagtttttttttggCTGTAACATTTTACAACCAAAAAAAGGAGGCAGCACTGAACCACATAACCtacatatacaacatgctaacgtcattaGCATAAGTCTTTTACATAAGACATTTTACACTGCATAAATTAGCAGCTAGCTGAATTTTTCTCCACTTgaatgaagccaggataaatcacacacatctcaaatgctttattgtcttcacaatttattgtttcatatctgcaaaataaaagtaaataaaagctttgtttccactgagggaaatggttttcagtttacaaaaataaacaggaagtcTGCGATGCtgtgatgtgtagttacatttctggagagGTGCACGTCCACGCATCTGTGCAGAGCCTGGGcaccttgtgattgacaagtcgCTACCATAGCAACCTGTCAATCAGGATGGAGGGGTAATGAGtattctccacagctccaccctcttgtcaaaatatggtcacttctggctccacaaAAACGAGATGTTGATGTCGAGATGCCGAACTCAAGGCCTCAAAACGGTAGTCCAcgaaccagtgggtgacatcgcGGTGGCTGCGTCCGCTCCTTTTACAGTTTGTTGTCATCAAGTAGCTACAAACTGTATGTTGTGCgagttgtataaaaattcaaGTACTTGACAAAATGCCACTAATCTGATTTTATGTGTCGTTGCATTTGAGTAAATGACAGAACAGCAAAATTATACATCTTGTTTTTCCCTGAGAAGAAACAAAGTGCTCGTGTAAGTGAGAGGAGAACTGTACAAATGCAAAGAAACCTTTGCTAAACCGTTATTTACAGGGGAGAACACAACTGCCTTCATTGTCTTTTCCAGTGGATGCTTGTGCCTTAGAGTCTTTAAAGCAGTGTCTGTGCCGTGAGCGTCCTCAGAGGGTCGTGCTGACCAGTCCTGACTTCATGAAGCTTTCATTGGACACCAAGCTCTGCTTGCTTTCATCTGATGGATCTGAATGATGCTGTTGGAGGAGAGAAATATTCAGCCTTTACAGAAATACTCAGATACCTTGAGAAACAGTAGAGCAGTGGTGGAAGTAGAAATCCTCGGTTACTCTGTTCTTCTcgtccactacatctcagaggtaaatGTTGTACTCTATACTAGGGCCTACCTAATGGTTGACCAAAGgttgactggaccatgtgggcatttaatttgaaaggacggacacaggaagaggccacgctcagcagtcagacacacTCGGCCTTGCTGTGAACTTTCTGGACAGTTCACACACGGGCTCAATTTGACATTACAAACTTTGTTCTTGGGAGCTGGCAGAGTAAAGTCCGTTTGATGTCCGATCCAACTGATTTGGACATTTGCATTCTCACGCACAGCTCCCGAGAGTGATGTCtagataatttcaggtttgcagtgcatgtgtgaaaatgGCTACAGTGacaaggctaactgttagcatcacacggctaacGTAAAGGTTATTATCAGGTTTCGCTGGGAGGAGAGTGCCTCAGGAGATAGTCATTTAGCACTGCTTCTTACCTGTGTAACAGAAACGCTGAGTCTAATACTTGTAAATCTCAAAT
The sequence above is drawn from the Epinephelus fuscoguttatus linkage group LG18, E.fuscoguttatus.final_Chr_v1 genome and encodes:
- the ash2l gene encoding set1/Ash2 histone methyltransferase complex subunit ASH2 isoform X1, translating into MASEGEAGSAATTEPETGEGDATFGELPTSMDTESSNGKEGMETVGEGSEAADALTGSGDEESGRQLGEVELQCALCMKWFTADTFGIDTATCLPFMTNYVFHCNVCHHSGNTYFLRKQANLKEMCLTALANLTWRSRTQDEHPKTMFSKDKDIIPFIDKYWECMTTRQRPGKLTWPNNIVKTMSKERDVFLVKEHPDPGSKDPEEEYPKFGLLDQDLGNIGPSYDTQKQTTAAPTAGGLNGGSAFSGALAPGPGKGRGAKRKQQQQQEGTAAGATKRTRSDPLFSAQRLPPHGYPLEHPFNKDGYRYILAEPDPHAPDPEKLELDCWAGKPIPGDLYRACLYERVLLALHDRAPQLKISDDRLTVTGEKGYSMVRASHGVRKGAWYFEVTVDDMPAETAARLGWSQPLGNLQAPLGYDKFSYSWRSKKGTRFHQSIGKHYSSSYGQGDTLGFFIELPDATETAKALPDTYKDKALIKFKSYLYFEEKDYVDKAEKSLKSMSPSRMIFYKNGVSQGLAFENLFEGMYFPAISLYKSCTVSVNFGPHFKYPPKDLKYQPMSDMGWGAVIEHTLADMLYHVETDVDGRRSPPWEG
- the ash2l gene encoding set1/Ash2 histone methyltransferase complex subunit ASH2 isoform X2, with the translated sequence MASEGEAGSAATTEPETGEGDATFGELPTSMDTESSNGKEGMETVGEGSEAADALTGSGDEESGRQLGEVELQCALCMKWFTADTFGIDTATCLPFMTNYVFHCNVCHHSGNTYFLRKQANLKEMCLTALANLTWRSRTQDEHPKTMFSKDKDIIPFIDKYWECMTTRQRPGKLTWPNNIVKTMSKERDVFLVKEHPDPGSKDPEEEYPKFGLLDQDLGNIGPSYDTQKQTTAAPTAGGLNGALAPGPGKGRGAKRKQQQQQEGTAAGATKRTRSDPLFSAQRLPPHGYPLEHPFNKDGYRYILAEPDPHAPDPEKLELDCWAGKPIPGDLYRACLYERVLLALHDRAPQLKISDDRLTVTGEKGYSMVRASHGVRKGAWYFEVTVDDMPAETAARLGWSQPLGNLQAPLGYDKFSYSWRSKKGTRFHQSIGKHYSSSYGQGDTLGFFIELPDATETAKALPDTYKDKALIKFKSYLYFEEKDYVDKAEKSLKSMSPSRMIFYKNGVSQGLAFENLFEGMYFPAISLYKSCTVSVNFGPHFKYPPKDLKYQPMSDMGWGAVIEHTLADMLYHVETDVDGRRSPPWEG